A region from the Lolium perenne isolate Kyuss_39 chromosome 4, Kyuss_2.0, whole genome shotgun sequence genome encodes:
- the LOC127347864 gene encoding uncharacterized protein translates to MVSAAVLLGPPISVDTKMADPKSKPKAKTPSKPKPKRQQSRNSSTSDDSDDSSDSSDSSDSEPSYGARSRAEKKAPRAARPLSHTSSGDSCVDFFFQVVPGATAAADVASLLSVAWGNDARTALRLVCHLRGVRGLGKSDREGFYAAALWMHANHPRTLAANLAIFGKFGCLKDFPEIIYRILHGPRDDRKDDVDDDHDRLPRNGSKRRRGVDGAEAARAKRQKEVEHARVTVARYESDESFRFLYDRVADLFAELLKSDLDHLRSGDTAKIGLAAKWCPSLRSSYDRSTLLCEAIARRIFPRDSSPDYLGLSDQHYAYRVRSRLRREVHVPLRKVLELPEVYMTKGKWDELPYARVASLAMRQYKDAFQKHDKSGVDGFFDEVRSGLAKIPADAVLPHDIVAAALKGEHDESAELQWRHMVSTLASEGRLTNCIAMCALSSSVEKPPASAAIALGLLISELSQEPWKGRLITFDATHQLHKVHGASLVEKLRPLAAVRAQKGANLQAVFSKILNVAVAGKLDKEMMVKRVFVLSDMEFDGWVGGEAWVSEHEAIRKKFMAEGYAVPEVVFWNVGTSKASMPVVAAQAGVALVSGYSKNLVRLFLEADGVLTPSAIMADAISGPEYNDLEVLD, encoded by the coding sequence ATGGTTTCCGCGGCCGTGCTCCTCGGCCCTcccatctccgtcgacaccaagaTGGCGGACCCCAAGTCCAAGCCCAAGGCCAAGACACCGTCCAAGCCCAAGCCCAAGCGCCAGCAGTCCCGCAACTCGTCGACGTCGGACGACTCCGACGATTCCAGCGATTCCAGCGATTCCAGCGACTCCGAGCCCAGCTACGGAGCGCGCTCGCGGGCGGAGAAGAAGGCGCCGCGGGCCGCGCGGCCGCTCTCCCACACCTCCTCGGGCGACTCCTgcgtcgacttcttcttccaggtCGTCCCCGGCGCCACGGCGGCCGCCGACGTGGCCTCGCTCCTCAGCGTCGCCTGGGGCAACGACGCGCGCACGGCGCTCAGGCTCGTCTGCCACCTCCGCGGCGTACGCGGCCTCGGCAAGTCCGACAGGGAGGGCTTCTACGCCGCCGCGCTCTGGATGCACGCCAACCACCCCCgcaccctcgccgccaacctcgcCATCTTCGGCAAGTTCGGCTGCCTCAAGGACTTCCCCGAGATCATCTACCGCATCCTCCACGGCCCCCGCGACGACCGCAAGGACGACGTCGACGACGACCACGACAGGCTTCCGCGCAACGGCTCCAAGCGGCGCCGCGGCGTCGACGGGGCCGAGGCCGCCAGGGCGAAGCGCCAGAAGGAGGTGGAGCACGCGCGGGTCACCGTCGCCCGCTACGAGTCGGACGAGAGCTTCCGCTTCCTCTACGACCGCGTCGCCGACCTCTTCGCCGAGCTGCTCAAGTCCGACCTCGACCACCTGCGCTCGGGCGACACCGCCAAGATCGGGCTCGCCGCCAAGTGGTGCCCGTCGCTCCGCTCCTCGTACGACCGCTCGACGCTGCTCTGCGAGGCCATCGCCCGCCGCATCTTCCCGCGCGACTCCAGCCCGGACTACCTCGGCCTCTCCGACCAGCACTACGCGTACCGCGTCCGCAGCCGCCTCCGCCGCGAGGTGCACGTGCCGCTGCGCAAGGTCCTGGAGCTCCCGGAGGTGTACATGACCAAGGGCAAGTGGGACGAGCTCCCCTACGCGCGCGTCGCGTCCCTGGCGATGCGGCAGTACAAGGATGCCTTCCAGAAGCACGACAAGTCGGGCGTCGATGGCTTCTTCGACGAGGTGCGCTCCGGGCTGGCCAAGATCCCGGCGGACGCGGTGCTGCCGCACGACATCGTGGCCGCGGCACTCAAGGGCGAGCACGACGAGTCCGCGGAGCTCCAGTGGCGCCACATGGTCTCCACCCTGGCGTCCGAGGGCCGCCTCACCAACTGCATCGCCATGTGCGCCCTCTCCAGCTCCGTCGAGAAGCCGCCGGCATCCGCGGCCATCGCGCTGGGGCTCCTCATCTCGGAGCTCAGCCAGGAGCCGTGGAAGGGGAGGCTCATCACGTTCGACGCCACCCACCAGCTGCACAAGGTGCACGGCGCTTCGCTGGTGGAGAAGCTCCGGCCGCTGGCCGCCGTGAGGGCCCAGAAGGGCGCGAACCTGCAGGCAGTCTTCAGCAAGATACTGAACGTGGCGGTGGCGGGCAAGCTGGACAAGGAGATGATGGTGAAGCGGGTGTTCGTCCTGAGCGACATGGAGTTCGACGGCTGGGTCGGCGGGGAGGCCTGGGTGTCGGAGCACGAGGCGATTAGGAAGAAGTTCATGGCCGAGGGCTACGCCGTGCCGGAGGTGGTCTTCTGGAACGTCGGCACGTCCAAGGCGTCGATGCCGGTCGTGGCGGCGCAGGCCGGTGTGGCGCTGGTGAGCGGCTACTCGAAGAACCTGGTGCGGCTGTTCCTGGAGGCTGATGGCGTGCTCACGCCGTCTGCCATCATGGCAGATGCCATCTCCGGCCCCGAGTACAACGATCTCGAGGTGCTCGACTGA